One genomic segment of Triplophysa rosa linkage group LG22, Trosa_1v2, whole genome shotgun sequence includes these proteins:
- the atp6v0a2a gene encoding V-type proton ATPase 116 kDa subunit a 2 isoform X1 — MGFRSEEMCLAQLFLQSGSAYDCISELGEMGLVEFRDLNPSVSSFQRRFVSEIKRCEEMERILGYLLREIKKANIAVPEAEVLPAAPAPKNVLEIMEQLQRLEVELSEVAKNKEKLQRNLLELTEYTHMLRITRTFMHSRSRHEALGPQYEEFPSLDTESVTGCTSMQRLGAKLGFISGLIQRVKVEAFERMLWRVCKGYTILSYAEVDESLADLDTGEINKNVVFLISFWGDQIGQKVQKICDCYHCHLYPHPETDEERADIMDSLRTRIQDLQNVLRRTEDYLKQVLHKASESAHSWMLQVKKMKAIYHILNLCSFDVTNKCLIAEVWCPVSDLTNLRRALEEGSRKGDATVPSFVNRIPSNDTPPTLLRSNKFTSGFQSIVEAYGVGDYREASPAPYTLITFPFLFAVMFGDLGHGAVMTLCALWMVLTEKHHARRRPGNEIWKTFFDGRYIMLMMGLFSIYTGLIYNDCFSKSLNIFGSSWSVKAMFTERQWSNETLQTNALLTLDPNISAVFSGPYPLGIDPIWNMAVNRLAFLNSYKMKMSVIIGVIHMSFGVVLSVFNYIHFRQKFKIYLLFLPELLFLLCLFGYLVFMIFYKWLAFSARDSRLAPSILIHFINMFLMQGNDTTPLYPGQMGLQVFLMVVALLSVPVMLLGKPLYLYWLHHGGKSLRVHRVCLFFCGYERVRRVSEEDLSPSIVHDEEDGLSDSGGPQEFDFGDVFLHQAIHTIEFCLGCISNTASYLRLWALSLAHAQLSEVLWAMVMRLGLRMSSKLGVLLLVPVFGVFAVLTVSILLVMEGLSAFLHALRLHWVEFQNKFYSGTGVKFAPFDFSLLPSVFEQDGLL; from the exons CTCAATCCCAGTGTCAGCTCCTTCCAGCGGCGTTTCGTCAGTGAGATCAAGAGATGTGAGGAGATGGAGAGGATTCTGG GATATTTGCTGAGAGAAATTAAGAAGGCAAATATTGCAGTGCCAGAAGCTGAAGTTCTTCCTGCTGCTCCCGCACCCAAAAATGTCTTGGAGATCATG GAGCAACTGCAGAGGTTGGAGGTGGAGCTCAGCGAGGTCGCCAAGAATAAAGAAAAGCTTCAGAGGAACCTCTTAGAACTGACCgagtacacacacatgctgaGAATCACTCGAACATTCATGCACAGCCGATCCAGG cATGAAGCCCTGGGTCCCCAGTATGAGGAGTTCCCCTCTCTGGACACTGAATCAGTGACAGGCTGCACCAGTATGCAGAGGCTGGGTGCCAAACTCGG GTTTATCTCAGGGCTGATTCAGCGAGTGAAGGTGGAAGCGTTCGAGCGCATGCTTTGGCGAGTCTGTAAAGGTTACACCATCCTCAGCTACGCAGAGGTGGATGAAAGCCTGGCTGATCTTGACACG GGTGAGATAAATAAGAACGTAGTGTTCCTCATCTCCTTTTGGGGGGATCAAATTGGACAGAAAGTGCAGAAAATTTGTGACTG TTACCACTGTCATCTCTACCCACATCCTGAAACCGACGAAGAACGAGCTGATATAATGGACAGCCTGCGTACACGTATTCAAGACTTACAAAAC GTTTTACGCCGCACTGAGGACTACTTGAAGCAAGTGTTGCATAAGGCATCCGAGTCAGCACATTCATGGATGTTACAAGTGAAGAAGATGAAAGCCATCTATCACATCCTCAACCTCTGCAGCTTTGATGTCACCAACAAGTGTCTGATCGCTGAGGTCTGGTGCCCGGTTAGTGACCTGACTAACCTCAGGAGGGCGCTAGAGGAAGGCTCG AGAAAAGGTGACGCCACCGTCCCATCATTTGTGAACCGCATCCCTAGCAACGACACTCCACCAACACTTCTGAGGAGCAACAAGTTCACCTCCGGCTTTCAGAGTATAGTGGAGGCTTATGGAGTGGGGGACTACAGAGAGGCCAGCCCGG CCCCTTATACCCTAATCACCTTTCCATTCCTGTTTGCGGTTATGTTTGGAGATCTTGGTCACGGTGCGGTCATGACCCTCTGTGCTCTGTGGATGGTGTTGACCGAGAAGCACCACGCACGGAGACGACCAGGAAATGAG ATCTGGAAGACCTTTTTTGATGGCCGCTACATCATGCTTATGATGGGACTGTTCTCCATATACACTGGACTGATTTACAATGACTGTTTCTCCAAATCCCTTAACATCTTTGGCTCGTCCTGGAGCGTCAAGGCCATGTTTACAGAGCGGCAGTGGTC GAATGAAACTCTACAAACGAACGCTTTACTAACCTTGGATCCCAACATTTCTGCAGTGTTTTCAGGCCCTTATCCATTGGGCATTGATCCA ATCTGGAACATGGCCGTCAATCGTCTGGCTTTCCTCAACTCTTACAAGATGAAGATGTCTGTGATCATCGGAGTCATCCACATGAGCTTTGGTGTGGTGCTCAGTGTCTTCAACTACAT ACACTTCAGACAGAAGTTTAAGATCTATCTTCTCTTTCTCCCTGAGCTGCTCTTTCTGCTCTGTCTCTTTGGATACTTGGTCTTCATGATCTTTTACAAATGGCTGGCGTTCTCAGCGCGAGACTCCCGGCTGGCTCCGAGCATTCTCATCCACTTTATCAACATGTTCCTAATGCAGGGGAACGACACTACGCCCCTGTACCCTGGGCAG atggGGCTGCAGGTGTTTCTTATGGTGGTGGCTCTGCTGTCGGTTCCAGTGATGTTACTGGGAAAACCTCTTTACCTCTACTGGCTGCATCATGGTGGGAAGAGCCTGAGGGTCCACAGggtctgtctgtttttttgt GGCTACGAAAGAGTTCGGCGAGTGAGTGAGGAGGATCTCTCTCCATCTATAGTTCACGATGAAGAAGATGGACTAAGTGACTCAGGAGGACCTCAAGAG TTTGATTTTGGGGATGTTTTCCTGCATCAAGCAATTCACACCATAGAGTTCTGTTTGGGCTGCATCTCTAACACAGCCTCCTACCTGCGTCTCTGGGCTCTGAGCCTTGCCCACGCCC AACTGTCAGAAGTGTTGTGGGCGATGGTGATGCGTCTGGGGCTAAGGATGAGCTCTAAATTGGGCGTGCTCCTTCTTGTGCCTGTGTTTGGTGTCTTCGCTGTGCTCACGGTCTCCATTCTGCTGGTCATGGAGGGTCTGTCGGCTTTTCTTCACGCTTTGCGTCTTCACTG GGTtgaatttcaaaacaaattCTACAGTGGCACAGGAGTCAAATTTGCCCCCTTTGACTTTTCTCTGTTACCCTCTGTCTTTGAGCAGGATGGGTTACTCTGA
- the atp6v0a2a gene encoding V-type proton ATPase 116 kDa subunit a 2 isoform X2: MGFRSEEMCLAQLFLQSGSAYDCISELGEMGLVEFRDLNPSVSSFQRRFVSEIKRCEEMERILGYLLREIKKANIAVPEAEVLPAAPAPKNVLEIMEQLQRLEVELSEVAKNKEKLQRNLLELTEYTHMLRITRTFMHSRSRHEALGPQYEEFPSLDTESVTGCTSMQRLGAKLGFISGLIQRVKVEAFERMLWRVCKGYTILSYAEVDESLADLDTGEINKNVVFLISFWGDQIGQKVQKICDCYHCHLYPHPETDEERADIMDSLRTRIQDLQNVLRRTEDYLKQVLHKASESAHSWMLQVKKMKAIYHILNLCSFDVTNKCLIAEVWCPVSDLTNLRRALEEGSRKGDATVPSFVNRIPSNDTPPTLLRSNKFTSGFQSIVEAYGVGDYREASPAPYTLITFPFLFAVMFGDLGHGAVMTLCALWMVLTEKHHARRRPGNEIWKTFFDGRYIMLMMGLFSIYTGLIYNDCFSKSLNIFGSSWSVKAMFTERQWSNETLQTNALLTLDPNISAVFSGPYPLGIDPIWNMAVNRLAFLNSYKMKMSVIIGVIHMSFGVVLSVFNYIHFRQKFKIYLLFLPELLFLLCLFGYLVFMIFYKWLAFSARDSRLAPSILIHFINMFLMQGNDTTPLYPGQMGLQVFLMVVALLSVPVMLLGKPLYLYWLHHGGKSLRVHRGYERVRRVSEEDLSPSIVHDEEDGLSDSGGPQEFDFGDVFLHQAIHTIEFCLGCISNTASYLRLWALSLAHAQLSEVLWAMVMRLGLRMSSKLGVLLLVPVFGVFAVLTVSILLVMEGLSAFLHALRLHWVEFQNKFYSGTGVKFAPFDFSLLPSVFEQDGLL, translated from the exons CTCAATCCCAGTGTCAGCTCCTTCCAGCGGCGTTTCGTCAGTGAGATCAAGAGATGTGAGGAGATGGAGAGGATTCTGG GATATTTGCTGAGAGAAATTAAGAAGGCAAATATTGCAGTGCCAGAAGCTGAAGTTCTTCCTGCTGCTCCCGCACCCAAAAATGTCTTGGAGATCATG GAGCAACTGCAGAGGTTGGAGGTGGAGCTCAGCGAGGTCGCCAAGAATAAAGAAAAGCTTCAGAGGAACCTCTTAGAACTGACCgagtacacacacatgctgaGAATCACTCGAACATTCATGCACAGCCGATCCAGG cATGAAGCCCTGGGTCCCCAGTATGAGGAGTTCCCCTCTCTGGACACTGAATCAGTGACAGGCTGCACCAGTATGCAGAGGCTGGGTGCCAAACTCGG GTTTATCTCAGGGCTGATTCAGCGAGTGAAGGTGGAAGCGTTCGAGCGCATGCTTTGGCGAGTCTGTAAAGGTTACACCATCCTCAGCTACGCAGAGGTGGATGAAAGCCTGGCTGATCTTGACACG GGTGAGATAAATAAGAACGTAGTGTTCCTCATCTCCTTTTGGGGGGATCAAATTGGACAGAAAGTGCAGAAAATTTGTGACTG TTACCACTGTCATCTCTACCCACATCCTGAAACCGACGAAGAACGAGCTGATATAATGGACAGCCTGCGTACACGTATTCAAGACTTACAAAAC GTTTTACGCCGCACTGAGGACTACTTGAAGCAAGTGTTGCATAAGGCATCCGAGTCAGCACATTCATGGATGTTACAAGTGAAGAAGATGAAAGCCATCTATCACATCCTCAACCTCTGCAGCTTTGATGTCACCAACAAGTGTCTGATCGCTGAGGTCTGGTGCCCGGTTAGTGACCTGACTAACCTCAGGAGGGCGCTAGAGGAAGGCTCG AGAAAAGGTGACGCCACCGTCCCATCATTTGTGAACCGCATCCCTAGCAACGACACTCCACCAACACTTCTGAGGAGCAACAAGTTCACCTCCGGCTTTCAGAGTATAGTGGAGGCTTATGGAGTGGGGGACTACAGAGAGGCCAGCCCGG CCCCTTATACCCTAATCACCTTTCCATTCCTGTTTGCGGTTATGTTTGGAGATCTTGGTCACGGTGCGGTCATGACCCTCTGTGCTCTGTGGATGGTGTTGACCGAGAAGCACCACGCACGGAGACGACCAGGAAATGAG ATCTGGAAGACCTTTTTTGATGGCCGCTACATCATGCTTATGATGGGACTGTTCTCCATATACACTGGACTGATTTACAATGACTGTTTCTCCAAATCCCTTAACATCTTTGGCTCGTCCTGGAGCGTCAAGGCCATGTTTACAGAGCGGCAGTGGTC GAATGAAACTCTACAAACGAACGCTTTACTAACCTTGGATCCCAACATTTCTGCAGTGTTTTCAGGCCCTTATCCATTGGGCATTGATCCA ATCTGGAACATGGCCGTCAATCGTCTGGCTTTCCTCAACTCTTACAAGATGAAGATGTCTGTGATCATCGGAGTCATCCACATGAGCTTTGGTGTGGTGCTCAGTGTCTTCAACTACAT ACACTTCAGACAGAAGTTTAAGATCTATCTTCTCTTTCTCCCTGAGCTGCTCTTTCTGCTCTGTCTCTTTGGATACTTGGTCTTCATGATCTTTTACAAATGGCTGGCGTTCTCAGCGCGAGACTCCCGGCTGGCTCCGAGCATTCTCATCCACTTTATCAACATGTTCCTAATGCAGGGGAACGACACTACGCCCCTGTACCCTGGGCAG atggGGCTGCAGGTGTTTCTTATGGTGGTGGCTCTGCTGTCGGTTCCAGTGATGTTACTGGGAAAACCTCTTTACCTCTACTGGCTGCATCATGGTGGGAAGAGCCTGAGGGTCCACAGg GGCTACGAAAGAGTTCGGCGAGTGAGTGAGGAGGATCTCTCTCCATCTATAGTTCACGATGAAGAAGATGGACTAAGTGACTCAGGAGGACCTCAAGAG TTTGATTTTGGGGATGTTTTCCTGCATCAAGCAATTCACACCATAGAGTTCTGTTTGGGCTGCATCTCTAACACAGCCTCCTACCTGCGTCTCTGGGCTCTGAGCCTTGCCCACGCCC AACTGTCAGAAGTGTTGTGGGCGATGGTGATGCGTCTGGGGCTAAGGATGAGCTCTAAATTGGGCGTGCTCCTTCTTGTGCCTGTGTTTGGTGTCTTCGCTGTGCTCACGGTCTCCATTCTGCTGGTCATGGAGGGTCTGTCGGCTTTTCTTCACGCTTTGCGTCTTCACTG GGTtgaatttcaaaacaaattCTACAGTGGCACAGGAGTCAAATTTGCCCCCTTTGACTTTTCTCTGTTACCCTCTGTCTTTGAGCAGGATGGGTTACTCTGA
- the ewsr1a gene encoding EWS RNA-binding protein 1a isoform X1, translating to MASAADYNTYSQAGGQQGYSSYTAQPSQGYGQSTQQSYGQQQGYSSYSQPADSTYPQTGSSSSNYGQQPYGSSYGQQPPASAGYNAAPAAAQSYSQPVQSYGAGSYDSSSTAAASTTSSNQTSYGGQASYGSQSAYPGYGQQPASAAPPSSYSSSSQQPSGYEQNSYSQQSQQSSYSQQPQQGGYQGQQGGYGQQSSYSQQGGYQQAPPQQQQAPPSSYAPPSGSYGQPPASQYGQQGSTAGGYSKSDYKPPSQYGNYRQDHQNGMGGGYSGSESGGYGGPGEGRGMGGGENRGRGRGGFDRGMMRGGGGMRGGMNRGGMGIAGDRGGFIKPGGPDGEMGRPEEQDDSENSTIYITGLTENATVDEMAEFFKHSGIIRINKRTGLPAINIYTDKDTGKPKGDATLSYEEPPSAKAAVEWFDGKEFQGKKLKVSMARRKPMMGMMRGGMSMRGDRGGMMGRGGMMGRGMGRGGDRGGFMPRGGPRGMGRGGPTGGNMQQRAGDWQCPNAGCGNQNFAWRMECNQCKAPRPEGFGPPPFPPPGGERGRGGPGGMRGGRGMDRGGPGGFRGGRGMDRGGFRGRGMDRGGFGGRGRGGPPDDMGRRGRGMGPPGKMDMKGDHRQERRERPY from the exons ATGGCGTCTGCTGCAG ATTACAATACTTACAGTCAGGCTGGAGGCCAGCAGGG GTACAGCTCCTACACAGCCCAGCCCTCACAGGGTTACGGACAGAGCACCCAG CAGTCATATGGGCAACAACAAGGATATAGTTCATACAGCCAGCCGGCGGATTCAACCTACCCCCAAACTGGTAGCTCTTCGAGCAATTATGGTCAGCAACCCTATGGATCATCCTATGGACAGCAACCACCAGCTAGTG CTGGTTATAATGCTGCTCCAGCTGCAGCCCAGAGCTACAGTCAACCTGTGCAGAGTTATGGAGCCGGAAGCTATGATTCCTCCTCCACAGCTGCTGCCTCAACCACAAGCAGCAACCAGACATCATATGGTGGGCAGGCCAGCTATGGGTCTCAGTCTGCGTATCCTGGATATGGACAACAGCCTGCTTCGGCTGCACCTCCTAG CAGTTACAGTTCTAGCAGCCAGCAGCCTTCTGGATATGAGCAGAACTCCTATTCCCAGCAGTCCCAGCAAAGCTCTTACTCCCAGCAGCCGCAACAGGGGGGATATCAGGGGCAGCAAGGAGGATATGGACAGCAGAGCTCCTACAGCCAACAGGGAGGCTATCAACAAGCTCCTCCCCAGCAACAACAGGCTCCGCCTTCCAGCTATGCTCCACCTTCTGGGTCTTATGGACAGCCCCCTGCTAGCCAGTATGGACAGCAGGGAAGCACTGCAGGAGGCTACAGCAAGTCAGATTACAAACCACCCAGCCAGTATG GTAATTACAGACAGGACCACCAGAACGGCATGGGAGGAGGTTACTCGGGCTCTGAGTCTGGAGGATATGGGGGCCCTGGAGAGGGCCGTGGCATGGGAGGGGGGGAGAACCGCGGACGCGGCCGGGGTGGGTTTGACCGGGGGATGATGCGAGGAGGTGGTGGAATGCGAGGGGGCATGAACCGAGGAGGCATGGG CATCGCTGGAGACAGAGGTGGCTTCATTAAGCCTGGTG GACCTGATGGTGAAATGG GACGACCAGAGGAACAAGATGATTCTGAGAACAGCACCATCTACATCACCGGACTGACTGAGAACGCTACCGTGGATGAAATGGCAGAGTTTTTCAAGCACAGTGGAATCATTAGG ataAACAAACGAACAGGCCTGCCTGCCATCAACATATACACAGACAAAGACACTGGGAAACCCAAAGGTGATGCCACGCTATCCTATGAGGAGCCTCCATCCGCTAAGGCAgcagtggagtggtttgatg GCAAAGAATTCCAGGGCAAGAAACTAAAGGTCTCCATGGCTCGGCGGAAGCCCATGATGGGAATGATGCGTGGAGGCATGTCCATGAGAGGAGACCGAGGTGGCATGATGGGACGAGGAG GTATGATGGGTCGTGGAATGGGTAGAGGTGGTGATCGAGGTGGGTTCATGCCACGCGGTGGTCCCAGGGGAATGGGCCGCGGTGGACCGACTGGGGGTAACATGCAACAGAGGGCTGGAGACTGGCAGTGTCCAAACGC ggGATGTGGGAACCAGAACTTTGCCTGGAGGATGGAGTGTAACCAGTGCAAGGCACCCAGACCCGAAGGCTTTGGACCTCCACCCTTCCCTCCTCCAG GAGGTGAGCGTGGTCGTGGTGGCCCGGGTGGCATGCGCGGGGGCCGTGGAATGGACCGCGGAGGGCCCGGAGGCTTCCGTGGTGGCAGAGGTATGGACCGTGGAGGTTTCAGAGGACGGGGCATGGACAGAGGAGGATTTGGTGGAAGGGGTCGTGGTGGACCTCCAGATGATATGGGAAGGAGGGGACGAGGAATGGGACCACCTGGTAAAATGGATATGAA ggGAGATCATCGTCAGGAGCGGAGAGAGAGACCATATTAA
- the ewsr1a gene encoding EWS RNA-binding protein 1a isoform X2 has product MASAADYNTYSQAGGQQGYSSYTAQPSQGYGQSTQQSYGQQQGYSSYSQPADSTYPQTGSSSSNYAGYNAAPAAAQSYSQPVQSYGAGSYDSSSTAAASTTSSNQTSYGGQASYGSQSAYPGYGQQPASAAPPSSYSSSSQQPSGYEQNSYSQQSQQSSYSQQPQQGGYQGQQGGYGQQSSYSQQGGYQQAPPQQQQAPPSSYAPPSGSYGQPPASQYGQQGSTAGGYSKSDYKPPSQYGNYRQDHQNGMGGGYSGSESGGYGGPGEGRGMGGGENRGRGRGGFDRGMMRGGGGMRGGMNRGGMGIAGDRGGFIKPGGPDGEMGRPEEQDDSENSTIYITGLTENATVDEMAEFFKHSGIIRINKRTGLPAINIYTDKDTGKPKGDATLSYEEPPSAKAAVEWFDGKEFQGKKLKVSMARRKPMMGMMRGGMSMRGDRGGMMGRGGMMGRGMGRGGDRGGFMPRGGPRGMGRGGPTGGNMQQRAGDWQCPNAGCGNQNFAWRMECNQCKAPRPEGFGPPPFPPPGGERGRGGPGGMRGGRGMDRGGPGGFRGGRGMDRGGFRGRGMDRGGFGGRGRGGPPDDMGRRGRGMGPPGKMDMKGDHRQERRERPY; this is encoded by the exons ATGGCGTCTGCTGCAG ATTACAATACTTACAGTCAGGCTGGAGGCCAGCAGGG GTACAGCTCCTACACAGCCCAGCCCTCACAGGGTTACGGACAGAGCACCCAG CAGTCATATGGGCAACAACAAGGATATAGTTCATACAGCCAGCCGGCGGATTCAACCTACCCCCAAACTGGTAGCTCTTCGAGCAATTATG CTGGTTATAATGCTGCTCCAGCTGCAGCCCAGAGCTACAGTCAACCTGTGCAGAGTTATGGAGCCGGAAGCTATGATTCCTCCTCCACAGCTGCTGCCTCAACCACAAGCAGCAACCAGACATCATATGGTGGGCAGGCCAGCTATGGGTCTCAGTCTGCGTATCCTGGATATGGACAACAGCCTGCTTCGGCTGCACCTCCTAG CAGTTACAGTTCTAGCAGCCAGCAGCCTTCTGGATATGAGCAGAACTCCTATTCCCAGCAGTCCCAGCAAAGCTCTTACTCCCAGCAGCCGCAACAGGGGGGATATCAGGGGCAGCAAGGAGGATATGGACAGCAGAGCTCCTACAGCCAACAGGGAGGCTATCAACAAGCTCCTCCCCAGCAACAACAGGCTCCGCCTTCCAGCTATGCTCCACCTTCTGGGTCTTATGGACAGCCCCCTGCTAGCCAGTATGGACAGCAGGGAAGCACTGCAGGAGGCTACAGCAAGTCAGATTACAAACCACCCAGCCAGTATG GTAATTACAGACAGGACCACCAGAACGGCATGGGAGGAGGTTACTCGGGCTCTGAGTCTGGAGGATATGGGGGCCCTGGAGAGGGCCGTGGCATGGGAGGGGGGGAGAACCGCGGACGCGGCCGGGGTGGGTTTGACCGGGGGATGATGCGAGGAGGTGGTGGAATGCGAGGGGGCATGAACCGAGGAGGCATGGG CATCGCTGGAGACAGAGGTGGCTTCATTAAGCCTGGTG GACCTGATGGTGAAATGG GACGACCAGAGGAACAAGATGATTCTGAGAACAGCACCATCTACATCACCGGACTGACTGAGAACGCTACCGTGGATGAAATGGCAGAGTTTTTCAAGCACAGTGGAATCATTAGG ataAACAAACGAACAGGCCTGCCTGCCATCAACATATACACAGACAAAGACACTGGGAAACCCAAAGGTGATGCCACGCTATCCTATGAGGAGCCTCCATCCGCTAAGGCAgcagtggagtggtttgatg GCAAAGAATTCCAGGGCAAGAAACTAAAGGTCTCCATGGCTCGGCGGAAGCCCATGATGGGAATGATGCGTGGAGGCATGTCCATGAGAGGAGACCGAGGTGGCATGATGGGACGAGGAG GTATGATGGGTCGTGGAATGGGTAGAGGTGGTGATCGAGGTGGGTTCATGCCACGCGGTGGTCCCAGGGGAATGGGCCGCGGTGGACCGACTGGGGGTAACATGCAACAGAGGGCTGGAGACTGGCAGTGTCCAAACGC ggGATGTGGGAACCAGAACTTTGCCTGGAGGATGGAGTGTAACCAGTGCAAGGCACCCAGACCCGAAGGCTTTGGACCTCCACCCTTCCCTCCTCCAG GAGGTGAGCGTGGTCGTGGTGGCCCGGGTGGCATGCGCGGGGGCCGTGGAATGGACCGCGGAGGGCCCGGAGGCTTCCGTGGTGGCAGAGGTATGGACCGTGGAGGTTTCAGAGGACGGGGCATGGACAGAGGAGGATTTGGTGGAAGGGGTCGTGGTGGACCTCCAGATGATATGGGAAGGAGGGGACGAGGAATGGGACCACCTGGTAAAATGGATATGAA ggGAGATCATCGTCAGGAGCGGAGAGAGAGACCATATTAA